One Symphalangus syndactylus isolate Jambi chromosome 10, NHGRI_mSymSyn1-v2.1_pri, whole genome shotgun sequence genomic region harbors:
- the LOC129491795 gene encoding LOW QUALITY PROTEIN: transcription initiation factor TFIID subunit 9-like (The sequence of the model RefSeq protein was modified relative to this genomic sequence to represent the inferred CDS: inserted 1 base in 1 codon; substituted 1 base at 1 genomic stop codon), whose protein sequence is MAQVLRVVGIKEYEPRRINHMLEFAFPYVTTVLDDAKIYSSHAKKATDVQLQSSIRRPVFFLPLRSKRFLLDIARQRNQTPSPLIKPYSSPRLPPKLYCLSAAKYRLKSLQKKASTSEGRITVPRLNVGSVTSRPGIHTLGTSPPQTMFVATKVRTQMSLTRQRFTVXMSASHCPXEVLILVTSAIQNVLVNPSRMEHSYYTNMVSSQTTANGKKKHEEDDDDDDDDNL, encoded by the exons ATGGCGCAGGTCCTGAGGGTCGTGGGGATCAAAGAATATGAGCCAAGACGTATAAATCACATGTTGGAGTTTGCCTTCCCCTATGTGACCACAGTTCTAGATGATGCCAAAATTTACTCAAGCCATGCTAAGAAAGCTACTGATGTGCAATTGCAATCCAGTATACGccgaccagttttttttttacctctccGCTCCAAGAGATTTTTATTAGATATTGCAAGGCAAAGAAATCAAACCCCTTCGCCTTTGATCAAGCCGTATTCAAGTCCTAGATTGCCACCCAAACTATAT TGTCTTTCGGCAGCTAA ATACAGGCTGAAGTCTTTACAGAAAAAGGCATCAACTTCTGAGGGAAGAATAACAGT ACCCAGATTAAATGTTGGTTCAGTTACTAGCCGACCAGGTATTCACACACTAGGCACATCACCCCCACAAACCATGTTTGTGGCAACTAAAGTAAGGACTCAAATGTCCCTCACAAGGCAAAGGTTTACAGTGTAGATGTCTGCTTCACATTGCC GTGAAGTGTTAATTCTTGTAACATCAGCAATTCAGAATGTTCTGGTTAATCCATCACGAATGGAACATTCTTATTACACTAATATGGTGTCATCACAAACTACtgccaatggaaaaaaaaaacatgaagaagatgatgatgatgatgacgatgataatTTGTAA
- the PBK gene encoding lymphokine-activated killer T-cell-originated protein kinase isoform X1, which yields MEGISNFKTPSKLSEKKKSVLCSTPTINIPASPFMQKLGFGTGVNVYLMKRSPRGLSHSPWAVKKINPICNDHYRSVYQKRLMDEAKILKSLHHPNIVGYRAFTEASDGSLCLAMEYGGEKSLNDLIEERYKASRDPFPAAIILKVALNMSRGLKYLHQEKKLLHGDIKSSNVVIKGDFETIKICDVGVSLPLDENMTARAFITILLVSVTDPEACYIGTEPWKPKEAVEENGVITDKADIFAFGLTLWEMMTLSIPHINLSNDDDDEDKTFDESDFDDEAYYAALGTRPPINMEELDESYQKVIELFSVCTNEDPKDRPSAAHIVEALETDV from the exons ATGGAAGGGATCAGTAATTTCAAGACACCAAgcaaattatcagaaaaaaagaaatctg TATTATGTTCAACTCCAACTATAAATATCCCGGCCTCTCCGTTTATGCAGAAGCTTGGCTTTGGTACTGGGGTAAATGTTTACCTAATGAAAAG ATCTCCAAGAGGTTTGTCTCATTCTCCTTGGGCTGTAAAAAAGATTAATCCTATATGTAATGATCATTATCGAAGTGTGTATCAAAAGAGACTAATGGATGAAGCTAAGATTTTGAAAAGCCTCCATCATCCAAACATTGTTG GTTATCGTGCTTTTACTGAAGCCAGTGATGGCAGTCTGTGTCTTGCTATGGAATATGGAGGTGAAAAGTCTCTAAATGACTTAATAGAAGAACGATATAAAGCCAGCCGAGATCCTTTTCCAGCagccataattttaaaagttgctttGAATATGTCAAGAGGGTTAAAG taTCTGCACCAAGAAAAGAAACTGCTTCATGGAGACATAAAGTCTTCAAATGTTGTAATTAAAGGCGATTTTGAAACAATTAAAATCTGTGATGTAGGAGTCTCTCTACCACTGGATGAAAATATGACTG CTCGTGCCTTCATAACCATCTTGCTTGTTTCAGTGACTGACCCTGAGGCTTGTTACATTGGCACAGAGCCATGGAAACCCAAAGAAGCTGTGGAGGAGAATGGTGTTATTACTGACAAGGCAGACATATTTGCCTTTGGCCTTACTTTGTGGGAAATGATGACTTTATCGATTCCACACATTAATCTttcaaatgatgatgatgatgaag ATAAAACTTTTGATGAAAGTGATTTTGATGATGAAGCATACTATGCAGCCTTGGGAACTAGGCCACCTATTAATATGGAAGAACTGGATGAATCATACCAGAAAGTAATTGAACTCTTCTCTGTATGCACTAATGAAGACCCTAAAGATCGTCCTTCTGCTGCACACATTGTTGAAGCTCTGGAAACAGATGTCTAG
- the PBK gene encoding lymphokine-activated killer T-cell-originated protein kinase isoform X2 — MEGISNFKTPSKLSEKKKSVLCSTPTINIPASPFMQKLGFGTGVNVYLMKRSPRGLSHSPWAVKKINPICNDHYRSVYQKRLMDEAKILKSLHHPNIVGYRAFTEASDGSLCLAMEYGGEKSLNDLIEERYKASRDPFPAAIILKVALNMSRGLKYLHQEKKLLHGDIKSSNVVIKGDFETIKICDVGVSLPLDENMTVTDPEACYIGTEPWKPKEAVEENGVITDKADIFAFGLTLWEMMTLSIPHINLSNDDDDEDKTFDESDFDDEAYYAALGTRPPINMEELDESYQKVIELFSVCTNEDPKDRPSAAHIVEALETDV, encoded by the exons ATGGAAGGGATCAGTAATTTCAAGACACCAAgcaaattatcagaaaaaaagaaatctg TATTATGTTCAACTCCAACTATAAATATCCCGGCCTCTCCGTTTATGCAGAAGCTTGGCTTTGGTACTGGGGTAAATGTTTACCTAATGAAAAG ATCTCCAAGAGGTTTGTCTCATTCTCCTTGGGCTGTAAAAAAGATTAATCCTATATGTAATGATCATTATCGAAGTGTGTATCAAAAGAGACTAATGGATGAAGCTAAGATTTTGAAAAGCCTCCATCATCCAAACATTGTTG GTTATCGTGCTTTTACTGAAGCCAGTGATGGCAGTCTGTGTCTTGCTATGGAATATGGAGGTGAAAAGTCTCTAAATGACTTAATAGAAGAACGATATAAAGCCAGCCGAGATCCTTTTCCAGCagccataattttaaaagttgctttGAATATGTCAAGAGGGTTAAAG taTCTGCACCAAGAAAAGAAACTGCTTCATGGAGACATAAAGTCTTCAAATGTTGTAATTAAAGGCGATTTTGAAACAATTAAAATCTGTGATGTAGGAGTCTCTCTACCACTGGATGAAAATATGACTG TGACTGACCCTGAGGCTTGTTACATTGGCACAGAGCCATGGAAACCCAAAGAAGCTGTGGAGGAGAATGGTGTTATTACTGACAAGGCAGACATATTTGCCTTTGGCCTTACTTTGTGGGAAATGATGACTTTATCGATTCCACACATTAATCTttcaaatgatgatgatgatgaag ATAAAACTTTTGATGAAAGTGATTTTGATGATGAAGCATACTATGCAGCCTTGGGAACTAGGCCACCTATTAATATGGAAGAACTGGATGAATCATACCAGAAAGTAATTGAACTCTTCTCTGTATGCACTAATGAAGACCCTAAAGATCGTCCTTCTGCTGCACACATTGTTGAAGCTCTGGAAACAGATGTCTAG